Proteins encoded by one window of Mustelus asterias chromosome 9, sMusAst1.hap1.1, whole genome shotgun sequence:
- the LOC144499003 gene encoding cytoskeleton-associated protein 5-like isoform X2, producing the protein MADECEWMKLPIDQKCEHKVWKARLNGYEEAAKQFQKIQDEKSPEWSKYLGLIKKFVTDSNAVAQLKGLEAALVYIENAHVAGRTTGEVTSGVVNKVFNQPKARAKELGMEICLMYIEIEKAEPVQEELLKGLDNKNPKIVVACIETIRKALGEFGSKIVQLKPIVKALPKLFESREKAVRDEAKLLAVEVYKWIRDALRPPLQNINSVQLKELEEEWVKLPTTASRQTRFLRSQQDLKTKFEQHQAAGDDEEGEEEVEAPVVDAYDLLEPVEILSKLPKDFYEKIEAKKWQERKEALEALEMLVKNPKLESGDYADVVRALKKVIGKDSNVLLVALGAKCLAGLASGLRKKFQTYATHVVPTLLEKFKEKKPQVVQALQEAIDAVFLTTTLQNLSEDVLGVMENKNPSIKQQASLFLARSFRYCTPSTLPKSLLKPLCAALLKQINDSASEVRDAAFEALGTALKVVGERLMNPFLVDVDKLKLDKIKECSDKVDLLHGKKSSAGASKAVKPGGQGKVAPSSSSGDKVDAHTTKSGPSKKPSTSKIY; encoded by the exons GTATGGAAAGCTCGATTAAATGGCTATGAAGAAGCTGCCAAACAGTTCCAGAAGATTCAAGATGAAAAAAGCCCAGAATGGTCCAAATATTTAGGACTGATCAAAAAATTTGTAACCGATTCAAATGCAGTAGCTCAGCTCAAAGGACTGGAAGCAGCACTTGTTTATATAGAAAATGCTCATGTCGCAGGAAG AACGACTGGAGAAGTGACATCCGGGGTTGTAAATAAAGTGTTTAACCAACCAAAAGCAAGAGCCAAGGAGTTGGGGATGGAAATATGTCTAATGTACATAGAAATAGAAAAGGCTGAGCCTGTTCAAGAGGAGTTGCTTAAAGGACTAGACAATAAAAACCCCAAGATTGTTGTGGCCTGTATAGAAACAATAAGGAAGGCTCTTGG TGAATTTGGTTCAAAAATAGTCCAGCTGAAGCCAATTGTCAAGGCTTTGCCAAAATTATTTGAATCGCGAGAAAAAGCTGTTCGAGATGAAGCCAAACTATTGGCAGTGGAAGTCTACAAGTGGATTCGTGATGCCTTGCGACCGCCACTGCAAAATATTAATTCTGTGCAG TTGAAAGAGCTTGAAGAAGAATGGGTTAAATTGCCAACTACTGCTTCCAGACAGACCCGGTTTTTGCGTTCTCAGCAAGATCTCAAAACTAAGTTTGAACAGCATCAAGCAGCAGGCGATGATGAGGAAG GTGAAGAGGAAGTTGAAGCCCCTGTAGTGGATGCTTACGATCTTTTGGAGCCTGTTGAGATTCTTTCAAAGCTTCCAAAAGATTTTTATGAAAAAATT gaggccaaaaaatggcaggagCGGAAAGAAGCTCTGGAAGCACTTGAGATGCTTGTGAAAAACCCCAAGCTAGAATCTGGAGATTATGCGGATGTTGTGAGAGCACTTAAAAAA GTTATTGGCAAGGACTCCAATGTACTGCTTGTAGCTTTGGGTGCAAAATGTCTCGCTGGTTTGGCTTCTGGACTTAGGAAGAAGTTTCAGACCTATGCTACTCAC GTGGTGCCAACACTCCTGGAAAAGTTTAAAGAGAAGAAACCTCAAGTAGTTCAAGCTTTGCAGGAAGCTATTGATGCTGTTTTTCTCACA ACCACATTACAGAACCTAAGTGAAGATGTGCTGGGTGTAATGGAGAACAAAAACCCATCCATCAAGCAACAAGCATCACTCTTCTTGGCAAGAAGCTTCCGTTACTGTACTCCCTCCACATTGCCAAAAAGTCTTTTAAAGCCACTTTGTGCTGCGCTGCTTAAG CAAATTAATGATTCTGCATCCGAGGTGAGGGATGCTGCCTTTGAAGCACTAGGTACAGCTCTAAAAGTTGTTGGCGAAAGATTAATGAATCCTTTCCTTGTTGATGTCGATAAACTGAAACTTGACAAG ATAAAAGAATGTTCCGATAAGGTAGACCTTCTTCATGGGAAGAAAAGCAGTGCTGGTGCATCAAAAGCCGTAAAGCCTGGGGGGCAGGGCAAAGTTGCGCCATCTTCAAGCTCTGGTGACAAAGTAGATGCTCACACAACCAAATCTGGGCCGTCAAAGAAACCTTCCACAAGCAAG atttattga
- the LOC144499003 gene encoding cytoskeleton-associated protein 5-like isoform X1: MADECEWMKLPIDQKCEHKVWKARLNGYEEAAKQFQKIQDEKSPEWSKYLGLIKKFVTDSNAVAQLKGLEAALVYIENAHVAGRTTGEVTSGVVNKVFNQPKARAKELGMEICLMYIEIEKAEPVQEELLKGLDNKNPKIVVACIETIRKALGEFGSKIVQLKPIVKALPKLFESREKAVRDEAKLLAVEVYKWIRDALRPPLQNINSVQLKELEEEWVKLPTTASRQTRFLRSQQDLKTKFEQHQAAGDDEEGEEEVEAPVVDAYDLLEPVEILSKLPKDFYEKIEAKKWQERKEALEALEMLVKNPKLESGDYADVVRALKKVIGKDSNVLLVALGAKCLAGLASGLRKKFQTYATHVVPTLLEKFKEKKPQVVQALQEAIDAVFLTTTLQNLSEDVLGVMENKNPSIKQQASLFLARSFRYCTPSTLPKSLLKPLCAALLKQINDSASEVRDAAFEALGTALKVVGERLMNPFLVDVDKLKLDKIKECSDKVDLLHGKKSSAGASKAVKPGGQGKVAPSSSSGDKVDAHTTKSGPSKKPSTSKVGHFEDLYTN, from the exons GTATGGAAAGCTCGATTAAATGGCTATGAAGAAGCTGCCAAACAGTTCCAGAAGATTCAAGATGAAAAAAGCCCAGAATGGTCCAAATATTTAGGACTGATCAAAAAATTTGTAACCGATTCAAATGCAGTAGCTCAGCTCAAAGGACTGGAAGCAGCACTTGTTTATATAGAAAATGCTCATGTCGCAGGAAG AACGACTGGAGAAGTGACATCCGGGGTTGTAAATAAAGTGTTTAACCAACCAAAAGCAAGAGCCAAGGAGTTGGGGATGGAAATATGTCTAATGTACATAGAAATAGAAAAGGCTGAGCCTGTTCAAGAGGAGTTGCTTAAAGGACTAGACAATAAAAACCCCAAGATTGTTGTGGCCTGTATAGAAACAATAAGGAAGGCTCTTGG TGAATTTGGTTCAAAAATAGTCCAGCTGAAGCCAATTGTCAAGGCTTTGCCAAAATTATTTGAATCGCGAGAAAAAGCTGTTCGAGATGAAGCCAAACTATTGGCAGTGGAAGTCTACAAGTGGATTCGTGATGCCTTGCGACCGCCACTGCAAAATATTAATTCTGTGCAG TTGAAAGAGCTTGAAGAAGAATGGGTTAAATTGCCAACTACTGCTTCCAGACAGACCCGGTTTTTGCGTTCTCAGCAAGATCTCAAAACTAAGTTTGAACAGCATCAAGCAGCAGGCGATGATGAGGAAG GTGAAGAGGAAGTTGAAGCCCCTGTAGTGGATGCTTACGATCTTTTGGAGCCTGTTGAGATTCTTTCAAAGCTTCCAAAAGATTTTTATGAAAAAATT gaggccaaaaaatggcaggagCGGAAAGAAGCTCTGGAAGCACTTGAGATGCTTGTGAAAAACCCCAAGCTAGAATCTGGAGATTATGCGGATGTTGTGAGAGCACTTAAAAAA GTTATTGGCAAGGACTCCAATGTACTGCTTGTAGCTTTGGGTGCAAAATGTCTCGCTGGTTTGGCTTCTGGACTTAGGAAGAAGTTTCAGACCTATGCTACTCAC GTGGTGCCAACACTCCTGGAAAAGTTTAAAGAGAAGAAACCTCAAGTAGTTCAAGCTTTGCAGGAAGCTATTGATGCTGTTTTTCTCACA ACCACATTACAGAACCTAAGTGAAGATGTGCTGGGTGTAATGGAGAACAAAAACCCATCCATCAAGCAACAAGCATCACTCTTCTTGGCAAGAAGCTTCCGTTACTGTACTCCCTCCACATTGCCAAAAAGTCTTTTAAAGCCACTTTGTGCTGCGCTGCTTAAG CAAATTAATGATTCTGCATCCGAGGTGAGGGATGCTGCCTTTGAAGCACTAGGTACAGCTCTAAAAGTTGTTGGCGAAAGATTAATGAATCCTTTCCTTGTTGATGTCGATAAACTGAAACTTGACAAG ATAAAAGAATGTTCCGATAAGGTAGACCTTCTTCATGGGAAGAAAAGCAGTGCTGGTGCATCAAAAGCCGTAAAGCCTGGGGGGCAGGGCAAAGTTGCGCCATCTTCAAGCTCTGGTGACAAAGTAGATGCTCACACAACCAAATCTGGGCCGTCAAAGAAACCTTCCACAAGCAAGGTGGGGCATTTTGAAGATTTGTATACTAACTAG